ATGATGTctcgaaatatatattttttctttcaaaaagggCAAGCTATTATATAAGAAACGGTCTGTCCTAAATCTGCCATGGAGAAAGTACATATAAcatgacaaaagaaaacaagagggATGTCTGGCTAGGAGTTAGTAATTAACAGGGGGGAGGGGATGGGGGAGGGTAAGATAGCTGATAGTACCTTCATCAGATTCAGATGAAGGAATATCAACACAACAtccccttttcttcttctttgatgtgcctGCGGGACCTTTCCTGTTAGATTCCACATTGCTACAACAAACAAGCTACATACTCAACGTGTAAAAAGATGGAAAAAGAGGTTTATCATGGGATAGGGAGCTTGTGACATGCATCCAAGTATACGACGGATCAAATCGAAATTAAGGGTAAAACCAACCATAATAATCAGAAAATAGTACCCGTGCTCGATGCTGAACCACCAATATCtacctcctcctcatcgtttTTGCGCTTGAGTTTTTCTTGATCTGaacatccttttttttaatgcatTAATTAATCACTAGTAAGCTTAATTTTGCCAATATTTAGAAGATGTGCGTGAGAGTGAACGAAATGCTTTCACCTTGGTCTTTTGCTGGAGACACTTGGATCTCCTCCTTGGAAGGATCGTCTTATTGATAGAGCATAAAAAATCATCGCTTGGTAGTCgaataatgaatatttagaaAGGGCAAAATAAGAGCTAGAAATGCCAACCTCCATCGTCCATCGATCGAAGGAAAACGAGCAGGATATCCAAGCTGCGGAACACTCGCCGTGAGGGTAGAACGTGCACATAATCTGTTGGGGGTAGTGAGCTCTTTATACAGAGACCATGCTGCACTTCGGCCCGTACTAGAAGTTGAATTATTGCTGCTCGCTTGTTTGTTGACCTGTTTTTATTCTTTGAATTCAGTTTCTGCTTTATACTATATAACACCCAACAAAAAAATCCAATTGCACACTTATGAAACAGGGACCCATGGTTAGGGAAATCCACATACCTCGATTATTAATTAGAATCATTTTCATAACATTAttatataataaagatgtgtgcTTCCTAAATGGACCTTACTTTCACTAATGAAGAGTTTCTACAGGAGAAATGGTCAGGGAGGTACATAATGCATATGTGTAGCTCTGACATGGGACATATACTTCCtctgaagagagagagagcagttGAGAGGAAGTTGACCACACATCATGTAGTATTTACTCATCTATTTAAATATTGTTTCTTTTCTGTTGTTATCCATGGAATTTTAGTATACATGACCATTTTGGAAATAACAcacatgtgatttttttttaaaatttcgaTACATACCAAGTTATATGATATCATTTTGTAACATCATGTTTTTGGACATCACTCTCCAAAATGATATTTTCGTTTTGTTTCATTTTCGGCGTCAACAAATTGTAGTGTACATTATTTTCTTTGTCGATTAACGAAATTATATTTTGCAATGTagcatatatatgtaaaaataaaaatcatatgttttttattttaatatatgccAAATGATGTATCATTTTTACAGTgtcatttttggacattggtTATATTGTATTTGCGCGGTGACTGGACATTAATCTTGATATATAATGTCCCAATAAAACCAGATATAGATTAAATTTCGGACAAAAAGATGCTTGGACTAATTAAAAAATCAACCTATTTGATGGCTAATCACATGGAGTAATGTGATTGTTGCTAAGAGATCTATTAAATACGGCAtgttcctctctctctatcatTCTCTCTCATGGTCATATTAGTGAAAAGTTGCAAGCTAGTACACGGGTGAGGAATGCATGGCTACAGCATCAAGTTGTAGGAGTTTTGGTAAAAATGATGCCTTCGCTCCACCGTAGTCAAATCCTTGCTAGTAGTAATCAAGAAGTACAAAGATTCTTAGGCCAAGCTCATCGTGGCAGTTCTTTGACCGCTTGGATGCTCCTGGCACTGAACATAAAGGAGGAGAATAATAGATAACAGGCACGGGTTGGGGGATGGTATAGCAGCAGTAGCAACCATGCGCACGGGCTACGGAAAATGGCCAAATAGAAAAATGGCcaatacaaaagttgtagattttgataagttatacaactttgttgttgacaacttttctatttgaaatcatttactatgtgaaaaatttatttgaatttcttatattataaagttcaaaatttatatagtttaatcaaactcggatggagaaatgaccaaaagaaaataggtagatctcaatgatttctacaacttttttttggcaactttttcatatgagttcatttaataTCATAAGGTTTGATTCGAAgttatcatatttttaaattaattttttaataactattttcaCATACGGTCCACTTAAGGAGCCGCATACAAAAATCTATTTACGCATGAGGCTccttaagtggtccgcatgcaaaaataccaCCCCAATTTTTTCATCTCCCTCCACTATCTTTTCCCTCCCACCACTTCAAATTTTTTCGACCTCATCTCCTCTATCCCTCTATTAATTTAttactctcccctctctctctctttctctcctttctctccctctccctttctcaGAGTGGCCAGGCGGCGGATGGTGATGGCGTCGGCgggtggcggatccggcggcaccGCCCTCGGGAGGGCCGGATTCGCCGCCATAGGGAGCGGCTACAGCGacagcgggcggcgcggctacggcggcggctcggcgacccGCCATCCTCTCAACGCcgtcgacaacgacgacgatgaggtgaccctcccccctcctcaacgccgcggcggcgggggcggcttgGCCGCCTCGGGTGGCACCGCCGCACCGTGCGGATCCGGTGctgccgacgacggcgggcagCAGGGGCGATGGATCcgttgccggcgacgacgcAGGGCGGCTGGGGCGACGgatccggtgccgccgccgccgggtccgGTGGGGGTGACGACGGCAGGCGGCAGGGGAGAcagatccgccgccggcgacgacgccggacGGCTAGGGCAACGgatccggtgccgccgccgacggattCGGCGGGGGCGATGACGATGGGCGGCGGGGGTgacggatccgccgccggcgacgtcgtgcGGCGTGGATGCTGCGCTCCTGTGGCGGGCTAGGGTTTAagattttttggatttttattttttggggttttttggactttattttttttatttgctgaaTTTATTTTCGCATGTGGCTGGCATAAGCGACCGCATGTGAAAATCTCATTTTCGCATGCGGATGCGCCGGCCGCATGCAAAAAGGGTGGTTTTTACAGGTTGGGCAACTGCATGGAAAGATGCTTCCGAACCGCATGGAAAGACCCTTTCTGTGGTAGTGACACACATT
Above is a window of Oryza sativa Japonica Group chromosome 10, ASM3414082v1 DNA encoding:
- the LOC107278983 gene encoding uncharacterized protein encodes the protein MDDGDDPSKEEIQVSPAKDQGCSDQEKLKRKNDEEEVDIGGSASSTGTSKKKKRGCCVDIPSSESDEEDWAPTPTREDNQPNRNMMVDDTEGRITLDIEDWRPEVLTVCPSSPDTDSP